The following coding sequences lie in one Apium graveolens cultivar Ventura chromosome 1, ASM990537v1, whole genome shotgun sequence genomic window:
- the LOC141669352 gene encoding uncharacterized protein LOC141669352 translates to MTNWSAVVYAIYRQGAVRRHIAANNDTVFCDKQLQYFALAEIDKLLRSIGKSLKHFKQLPQPPVDYLHTGTNNLVIDETSYNLSEMEEEFNKLFPNCNPEQLQVFNEVVKSVQSKAGGVFFIYGSGGCGKTFLWKIIIYKLRSLGLIVLPVASSGIATTLMSGGRMAHSRFKIPIVIDDCSSYAISHDSDIAELIKKTGLIIWDEAPMQHRYAFECLDRSLRDIMRAIDQRRYNMPFGGITVVLGGDFRQILPVITLGSRGDVVSACIIDSPLWKHSKIMLMHRNMRLNQGRSEKRYEF, encoded by the exons ATGACAAATTGGTCGGCTGTTGTATACGCAATATACCGCCAGGGAGCTGTG AGAAGGCACATTGCTGCAAATAATGATACCGTCTTTTGTGATAAGCAACTGCAGTATTTTGCTCTAGCTG AGATTGATAAGTTGTTGAGGTCTATTGGAAAGTCATTGAAACATTTCAAGCAATTACCTCAACCTCCTGTGGACTATCTTCATACTGGAACAAATAATTTGGTGATTGATGAAACATCATACAACCTATCTGAAATGGAGGAAGAGTTTAATAAATTGTTTCCAAATTGCAATCCCGAGCAATTACAAGTTTTCAATGAAGTCGTGAAAAGTGTGCAGAGTAAGGCTGGCGGTGTTTTCTTTATCTATGGTAGTGGTGGATGTGGCAAGACATTTTTATGGAAaatcataatatataaattaagaTCTCTTGGATTAATTGTATTACCGGTTGCTTCTTCAGGCATAGCCACAACACTAATGTCGGGTGGTCGAATGGCTCATTCTCGATTTAAAATTCCAATCGTAATAGATGATTGTTCCTCCTATGCCATTTCTCATGACTCTGACATCGCGGAACTTATAAAGAAAACCGGCCTTATAATATGGGATGAAGCCCCAATGCAACATAGATATGCCTTTGAATGTCTTGACCGGTCTCTAAGAGATATAATGAGAGCTATTGATCAAAGAAGATATAATATGCCTTTTGGAGGCATTACTGTTGTGCTTGGAGGGGATTTCAGGCAAATACTTCCTGTAATAACTCTTGGATCTCGTGGTGATGTTGTGTCTGCATGTATAATAGACTCACCTCTTTGGAAACATTCGAAGATAATGCTAATGCATCGTAATATGAGGCTAAATCAAGGTAGAAGCGAAAAAAGATACGAATTTTGA